One part of the Bdellovibrio sp. KM01 genome encodes these proteins:
- the murA gene encoding UDP-N-acetylglucosamine 1-carboxyvinyltransferase — MDKMVVMGNGPLKGTVAASGAKNAALPILFSTLLAEGNHVFTNMPKLKDIESTSELLNSLGCETKWVGDEFHVTVHKPESFEASYDLVRKMRASFLCMGPMLAKYGEAVVSQPGGCAIGSRPIDLHLDGFKALGATITQKEGYVHAASPKLQGSTFLFETVTVGGTENVMMAATLAKGVTILENAAKEPEIVDLAEYLNKMGAKITGHGTSVIRIEGVEKLHPAKHAIMPDRIEAGTLLIAGAITKGQVTVTNCVPAHLEALILKMRESGFKIETTKDTMTVFPADKWEAVDVTTAPHPLFPTDLQAQFMALMTVANGTSVITETVFENRFMHVTELCRLGSDITPKTRVAVIRGNPGQLTGAPVMATDLRASASLVLAGLVASGETVVSRIYHLDRGYEKLEDKLSSLGAKIRRQE, encoded by the coding sequence ATGGATAAAATGGTTGTGATGGGTAATGGCCCACTTAAAGGTACAGTAGCAGCAAGTGGCGCAAAAAATGCGGCTCTTCCGATTCTGTTTTCAACATTGCTAGCTGAAGGCAATCACGTTTTCACAAACATGCCGAAACTAAAAGACATCGAATCCACTTCTGAATTGTTAAACAGCTTGGGCTGCGAAACAAAATGGGTTGGCGATGAATTTCACGTGACTGTGCATAAGCCTGAATCTTTCGAAGCATCCTACGACCTGGTTCGTAAAATGCGTGCAAGCTTCCTGTGTATGGGGCCGATGCTGGCGAAATATGGTGAAGCCGTGGTTTCTCAACCCGGTGGCTGCGCTATTGGTTCGCGTCCGATCGATTTGCACTTGGACGGTTTCAAAGCTTTGGGTGCAACTATCACACAAAAAGAAGGTTACGTTCACGCAGCTTCTCCGAAACTTCAGGGTTCAACATTCTTGTTTGAAACTGTGACAGTGGGTGGAACAGAGAATGTGATGATGGCAGCCACGCTTGCAAAAGGTGTGACTATCCTTGAAAACGCCGCAAAAGAGCCAGAGATCGTCGACCTTGCAGAGTACCTAAATAAGATGGGTGCAAAAATCACAGGCCACGGTACTTCAGTTATCCGCATCGAAGGTGTTGAAAAATTGCATCCAGCAAAACACGCGATCATGCCAGATCGTATCGAAGCGGGTACTTTGTTGATCGCCGGTGCAATCACAAAAGGCCAAGTAACAGTTACGAACTGTGTACCCGCACACTTGGAAGCCTTGATTTTGAAAATGCGCGAATCTGGTTTCAAAATCGAAACAACAAAAGACACAATGACTGTATTCCCTGCTGATAAATGGGAAGCGGTCGATGTGACGACGGCTCCTCACCCATTGTTCCCAACAGATCTTCAAGCCCAATTCATGGCCTTGATGACTGTTGCAAACGGCACAAGCGTGATCACAGAAACGGTTTTCGAAAACCGCTTCATGCACGTAACAGAACTTTGCCGCCTAGGATCTGACATCACTCCAAAAACAAGAGTAGCCGTCATCCGCGGAAACCCAGGCCAACTAACAGGCGCTCCAGTAATGGCAACTGACCTACGTGCCTCAGCCTCCCTAGTCCTAGCCGGCCTGGTCGCAAGCGGCGAAACAGTAGTAAGCCGCATCTACCACTTGGACCGTGGCTACGAAAAACTAGAAGACAAGCTTTCAAGCTTAGGCGCAAAAATCCGCCGCCAAGAGTAG
- a CDS encoding tetratricopeptide repeat protein yields MSRIQITWVVRTRSGQVKGPYSTEAILRMIGEGVFSGQEMISKLPDGQWTQISKEPAFYDKLLEALEGVVDVDPKKVQKMEAETVIMKPPSGQTNSSSTIPGGPTKESLANIKVDPNAGRKIDIYDVPSQVAPVTIPGTISSNKTKTDAKATVIDLSNLKNMEKDQLVKTLKLPLLGLAAVILIGIWLLMDDGPARGDKIHLLAPAKQSSPMSDADVKKKLNEALVAMEYDTFESYLDAQNKLVSIVEGSSSNLEVRGLLCVVYRELWPFAKQDAQDFKTISAVTQSTRAINVVSPFGRVCEAVKLLTLGKFREARSNIEATLESPEQFSLVPILYTYKAELLELEKDYNNAVPYFEKASQMWDKWLHPQVMLGKLYMSVDKYNEASQVLRNVLAKNPKHREAKILMGITEYRGFKKSDSAFSFLSAALESKSQVSPIVESTGLQVLAEIYVERNEKKKALSMAQKAFALNPNNGGLRQLVLRLGGSDKISGGKNQTSDILFLGDQYVRQGDYLAAQAEFKAAFESDPKNGTAALKAAKALWQLNQSFEAIEWLNKAIKAEPKLVSAYVTQADYLSQRFDFAKATTVLTNAIRIAPNNYEVLRGLALLEFRKNNMAGAVNYGMRSLKAYDGDIETYILLSKANGSLALSIMPLNKKEIERKEIAGKDAVRFATKAVEVDGTNPEAQITYAKMLAATNGVDSGITYLNELIKRFSYTLDYRIALAEVMKSEDRWNQAKDIYERVVEADQRNKKGWLGLGESYKALGLNDKSLKAFLQAAILDPSDGEALFQAGKLYLETARYDDAIKQFKRVQATNPNYPRTWYNIGKAAFSSGDLNGAVEAAKMEKKLNPNIADSYILAAEVYAARKQFTECAGEYSQAMKLRPQGADIYVRAAQCYRQSASLEVAEDMLALAAARESGYAEIYREQGAIYEIKGDIRSAAQAYNKYLGLSPNAPDRAEIENKLNRLGN; encoded by the coding sequence ATGTCTCGCATACAAATCACCTGGGTAGTTCGAACACGCAGTGGGCAAGTTAAAGGCCCTTACTCTACGGAAGCCATTCTTCGCATGATTGGTGAGGGTGTTTTTTCGGGTCAGGAGATGATTTCGAAATTGCCTGACGGTCAGTGGACACAGATTTCTAAAGAGCCTGCGTTCTATGATAAGTTGCTCGAAGCACTTGAAGGTGTTGTCGACGTCGATCCAAAAAAAGTTCAAAAGATGGAAGCAGAAACGGTGATAATGAAACCACCGTCTGGCCAAACAAATTCTTCGTCGACCATTCCTGGTGGTCCAACGAAAGAAAGCTTGGCGAATATCAAAGTCGATCCCAATGCGGGTCGAAAAATTGATATTTATGATGTCCCATCGCAAGTGGCGCCCGTGACTATTCCGGGAACTATTTCTTCAAATAAAACAAAAACGGATGCGAAAGCGACCGTCATTGATCTTTCAAATTTGAAAAACATGGAGAAAGATCAGCTCGTAAAAACTTTAAAGCTGCCACTATTGGGGCTTGCCGCTGTCATTCTTATTGGTATTTGGTTGTTGATGGATGACGGACCTGCGCGCGGAGATAAAATTCATCTCTTAGCTCCAGCCAAGCAGTCATCTCCGATGTCAGATGCTGACGTTAAAAAGAAGTTGAACGAAGCCTTGGTTGCAATGGAGTACGATACTTTTGAATCGTACTTGGATGCGCAAAATAAACTTGTCTCTATCGTGGAAGGTTCCTCTTCAAATCTTGAAGTGCGTGGATTGTTATGTGTGGTTTACAGAGAGCTTTGGCCATTTGCAAAACAAGATGCCCAGGATTTCAAAACCATCTCCGCCGTGACGCAGTCTACTCGCGCCATCAATGTCGTAAGTCCATTTGGTCGCGTGTGTGAGGCAGTTAAACTGTTAACGCTTGGTAAATTCCGCGAAGCCCGCAGTAATATTGAAGCGACTTTGGAAAGCCCCGAGCAGTTTTCTCTGGTGCCGATTCTTTATACGTATAAGGCGGAGCTTTTAGAGTTGGAAAAAGACTATAACAACGCAGTCCCCTATTTTGAAAAAGCCAGCCAGATGTGGGACAAATGGCTTCATCCACAAGTCATGTTGGGTAAGCTTTATATGTCTGTTGATAAATACAATGAGGCATCGCAAGTTTTAAGAAACGTTCTGGCCAAGAATCCTAAGCATCGTGAAGCCAAGATTTTGATGGGCATCACGGAGTATCGCGGATTTAAAAAATCGGATTCTGCGTTTAGCTTCTTAAGTGCAGCATTGGAATCAAAAAGCCAGGTTTCCCCTATCGTCGAGTCGACAGGCTTGCAGGTTCTGGCTGAAATTTACGTTGAAAGAAATGAAAAGAAAAAGGCCCTAAGCATGGCCCAAAAGGCGTTTGCACTGAACCCGAACAACGGCGGTCTTCGTCAGTTGGTGTTGCGCCTGGGTGGTTCGGATAAAATTTCTGGTGGTAAAAATCAGACCAGCGACATTCTGTTCTTGGGTGACCAATACGTGCGCCAAGGTGACTATCTTGCGGCCCAAGCAGAATTTAAAGCGGCTTTTGAATCGGATCCCAAGAATGGAACTGCAGCACTAAAAGCGGCAAAAGCATTGTGGCAATTAAATCAAAGTTTCGAAGCGATTGAGTGGCTTAACAAAGCTATTAAAGCTGAACCGAAACTGGTTTCTGCATATGTGACTCAAGCTGATTATCTGTCTCAGCGTTTTGACTTTGCAAAAGCCACGACTGTTTTAACGAATGCCATTCGTATCGCTCCAAATAACTATGAAGTCTTGCGTGGATTGGCATTGTTAGAATTCCGTAAAAACAATATGGCTGGAGCCGTCAATTACGGCATGCGCTCGTTGAAAGCGTATGACGGTGACATCGAAACATATATTTTGCTTTCTAAAGCAAACGGCTCTTTGGCTCTATCGATCATGCCTTTAAATAAAAAGGAAATTGAGCGGAAAGAAATCGCCGGAAAAGATGCCGTTCGCTTTGCAACGAAAGCTGTTGAGGTTGATGGAACGAATCCAGAAGCGCAAATCACTTATGCAAAAATGTTGGCAGCCACGAATGGTGTGGATTCCGGCATTACGTACCTTAATGAATTGATAAAACGATTCTCGTATACATTAGATTACCGTATTGCTTTGGCAGAGGTGATGAAGTCGGAGGATCGCTGGAATCAAGCCAAAGATATTTATGAAAGAGTCGTCGAGGCCGATCAGCGGAATAAAAAAGGTTGGTTGGGTCTTGGTGAAAGCTATAAGGCTTTGGGACTTAACGATAAATCTTTGAAAGCGTTCCTTCAGGCGGCGATTCTTGATCCCTCTGATGGTGAAGCTTTATTCCAAGCGGGAAAATTGTATTTGGAAACTGCTCGCTATGATGATGCGATCAAACAATTTAAACGTGTTCAGGCCACGAACCCGAACTACCCTCGGACCTGGTACAACATTGGTAAAGCAGCCTTTTCTTCGGGTGATTTGAATGGCGCCGTAGAAGCAGCGAAGATGGAAAAGAAGCTAAATCCAAATATCGCGGATTCATACATCCTGGCGGCAGAAGTGTATGCGGCTCGCAAACAGTTCACAGAGTGTGCAGGGGAATACTCCCAGGCCATGAAACTTCGTCCTCAAGGGGCGGATATTTATGTCAGGGCGGCCCAGTGTTATCGTCAGTCAGCATCTTTAGAAGTGGCAGAAGACATGCTTGCTTTGGCTGCGGCTCGTGAAAGTGGTTATGCGGAAATTTATCGGGAACAAGGGGCGATCTATGAGATCAAGGGTGATATTCGCTCCGCAGCACAGGCCTACAATAAATACTTAGGCCTCTCCCCAAATGCTCCAGATCGTGCTGAAATAGAAAACAAGTTAAATAGACTCGGCAATTAA
- the serS gene encoding serine--tRNA ligase: protein MIDIKLLEKKAENGASYYDEYKQALINRGGTPEILDQIMELNKKRKEMIAQAETAKANQNKLSGEIGKLKREGKDASSLLAEVETIKGSVKDLETKASEADQQVLNLALVMPNKPHSSVPVGSSEKENQVIKTWGEIPKFSFKAKEHWELGEKLNIIDFERAGKTTGTRFAFLKGAAAQLERSLIQFMMDMHSTRHGYTEMIPPFMVNSNSLTGTGNFPKFKEDVFHLEGSDLYLIPTAEVPVTNYYNNEILDEKDLPQSFCAYSPCFRSEAGSAGRDTKGLIRQHQFDKVELMTFCHPDKSYEVHEALTSHAEQVLIDLELPFRRMLLCTGDMGFGSARTHDLEVWLPGQNTYREISSCSNFEDFQARRANIRFRSAGGKPQFVHTLNGSALAVGRTLVAILENYQREDGSIAVPKALQKYMGGKTEIK, encoded by the coding sequence ATGATCGATATTAAACTTCTGGAAAAAAAAGCTGAAAATGGAGCTTCTTATTACGATGAGTATAAGCAGGCTTTGATCAATCGTGGTGGTACTCCGGAAATCCTGGATCAAATCATGGAGCTTAATAAAAAGCGCAAAGAGATGATCGCTCAGGCGGAAACTGCGAAAGCCAATCAAAATAAATTGAGCGGCGAGATTGGAAAACTAAAACGCGAAGGCAAAGATGCTTCCTCGCTTTTGGCAGAAGTGGAAACAATCAAAGGTTCCGTAAAAGATCTTGAAACAAAAGCTTCTGAAGCAGACCAACAAGTTTTGAATTTGGCTCTTGTGATGCCGAACAAACCGCACTCTTCTGTGCCGGTTGGTTCTTCTGAGAAAGAAAACCAAGTTATTAAAACTTGGGGTGAAATTCCAAAGTTTTCTTTCAAAGCAAAAGAGCACTGGGAGCTTGGTGAAAAGCTAAACATCATCGACTTCGAACGCGCTGGTAAAACTACAGGTACTCGCTTTGCTTTCCTTAAGGGGGCGGCGGCTCAGCTTGAGCGCTCATTGATTCAGTTCATGATGGATATGCATTCTACTCGTCATGGTTATACTGAAATGATTCCGCCATTCATGGTGAATTCAAACAGTTTGACGGGTACAGGTAACTTCCCGAAATTTAAAGAAGACGTTTTCCATTTGGAAGGTTCTGATCTTTATTTGATTCCGACAGCGGAAGTTCCAGTTACAAATTACTACAATAACGAAATCTTGGATGAAAAAGATCTTCCACAAAGCTTCTGTGCTTACTCCCCTTGCTTCCGTTCTGAGGCAGGCAGTGCCGGACGCGATACGAAGGGTTTGATTCGTCAGCATCAGTTCGACAAAGTTGAGCTTATGACTTTCTGTCATCCTGATAAGTCTTATGAAGTTCACGAGGCTTTGACGTCTCATGCAGAGCAAGTTCTGATTGATCTTGAGCTTCCTTTCCGCCGTATGCTTTTGTGCACGGGGGATATGGGCTTCGGATCTGCTAGAACTCATGACCTTGAAGTATGGCTTCCGGGTCAAAACACTTACCGCGAGATCAGCTCATGCTCGAACTTTGAAGATTTCCAAGCTCGTCGTGCAAATATCCGCTTCCGTTCTGCTGGTGGTAAGCCTCAGTTCGTTCATACATTGAACGGTTCTGCCCTGGCGGTGGGACGTACTTTGGTGGCGATTCTTGAGAACTATCAACGTGAAGATGGCTCAATCGCAGTTCCAAAGGCGCTTCAAAAGTACATGGGCGGTAAAACCGAAATCAAATAG